A genomic region of Chlorobaculum parvum NCIB 8327 contains the following coding sequences:
- a CDS encoding L,D-transpeptidase family protein, whose translation MRSIVRFWLVVFSFLHVATPAALHAAENDNEAAAPRLTIVGEQLKESLDRLQRSAGSISPARSVIVGQMQRFYDSLEYRIAWTNRKAIARLIEVIRQSADDGLDPSDYHLEEIRAAYDNPPTSPALQVRADLLMTDGLFTLLSHMRAGKVVPKSLDSNWNLPLSGPAKNSDDMLKSAVMDAKFPEMIASLRPSTPEYRLLRKGLAKYRKVAAAGGWKPVPAGPRIGDVGQIDERMPLIRKRLVVTGDLIEDGLTISAPANSADSTAARQAFVYTAELFDAVKAFQERHGLEVDGIIGTETAGAMAVPVEEWIDQIRINLERYRWYSSSLGSTYVMVNIPSFSVEFVRDDSVRWKSRVIVGKPNLQTPVFKAEIQSVIFNPRWVIPSGILAKEALPAIKKNLDYLSRHQLTVVNNQGKPVDPSSVNWAAYQGRGFPYRLVQASGDDGALGRIKFNMPNRFTVYMHDTPTKPLFERSYRAFSHGCVRVQNPNELGVLLFNDPVKWDMNRIEAMIDTGKTRTINLPERIPVYFMYQTAFPDGDNIDFRYDVYDRDPDLQKALDSTRERVIVEEALRPVMSSVVTKP comes from the coding sequence ATGCGTTCGATTGTGCGGTTCTGGCTTGTAGTTTTTTCGTTTCTGCATGTGGCAACTCCCGCCGCGCTCCATGCTGCCGAAAATGATAACGAGGCTGCTGCTCCCCGACTGACGATCGTCGGAGAGCAACTGAAAGAGTCGCTGGATCGCCTCCAGCGTTCAGCCGGCTCCATCTCTCCTGCAAGGTCTGTGATTGTCGGGCAGATGCAGCGCTTTTACGATTCTTTGGAGTATCGCATTGCCTGGACCAATCGCAAGGCCATAGCTCGCCTTATCGAGGTGATCCGGCAGAGTGCTGACGACGGCCTCGATCCTTCGGACTATCATCTCGAAGAGATCAGGGCGGCGTATGACAATCCTCCGACCTCCCCGGCCCTGCAGGTTCGCGCCGATCTTTTGATGACCGATGGCCTTTTCACGCTGCTTTCGCATATGCGCGCGGGCAAGGTGGTGCCCAAGTCGCTGGATTCGAACTGGAATCTGCCGCTCTCCGGGCCGGCCAAGAACAGCGACGACATGCTGAAGTCAGCCGTGATGGACGCAAAATTTCCCGAGATGATCGCCTCCCTTCGGCCATCCACGCCGGAGTACAGGCTGTTGCGCAAAGGCCTTGCGAAGTATCGCAAGGTTGCAGCCGCCGGTGGATGGAAGCCGGTGCCTGCCGGGCCGAGAATCGGAGATGTCGGCCAGATCGATGAGCGTATGCCGCTCATTCGCAAGCGCCTTGTCGTGACGGGTGATCTTATCGAAGATGGGCTGACGATAAGCGCACCAGCGAATTCTGCTGACTCCACGGCTGCCCGTCAAGCCTTCGTCTATACTGCCGAGCTCTTCGATGCGGTGAAAGCTTTTCAGGAAAGGCACGGGCTTGAAGTGGATGGCATTATCGGCACCGAAACCGCCGGAGCGATGGCTGTGCCGGTAGAGGAGTGGATCGACCAGATCCGGATCAATCTCGAACGCTATCGCTGGTATTCAAGTTCATTGGGCTCGACCTATGTGATGGTCAATATTCCATCATTTTCAGTCGAGTTTGTGCGTGACGACTCTGTCCGCTGGAAATCGCGGGTCATTGTCGGCAAGCCGAACCTGCAAACTCCCGTTTTCAAGGCTGAGATTCAGTCGGTGATTTTCAATCCGCGCTGGGTTATTCCTTCCGGCATTCTGGCCAAAGAGGCTTTGCCCGCCATCAAAAAGAATCTCGACTACCTGAGCAGGCACCAGTTGACTGTTGTGAACAACCAGGGTAAGCCGGTTGATCCTTCGAGCGTGAATTGGGCTGCCTATCAGGGACGCGGATTTCCTTATCGACTGGTTCAGGCTTCTGGCGACGATGGCGCTCTCGGCAGGATCAAGTTCAATATGCCGAACCGTTTTACGGTCTACATGCACGACACTCCCACCAAGCCTCTGTTTGAGCGTAGCTACCGCGCGTTCAGTCACGGCTGCGTCAGGGTGCAAAACCCGAACGAACTTGGCGTGCTTCTTTTTAACGACCCGGTCAAGTGGGACATGAACAGGATCGAGGCGATGATCGATACCGGCAAGACCCGCACCATCAATCTTCCGGAGAGAATTCCGGTCTATTTCATGTATCAGACCGCATTCCCGGATGGTGACAACATTGATTTCCGGTATGACGTCTATGACCGCGATCCCGACCTGCAAAAGGCGCTCGACAGCACCAGAGAGCGTGTGATCGTCGAAGAGGCTCTTCGTCCCGTAATGTCTTCTGTGGTGACTAAGCCATAA
- the tkt gene encoding transketolase → MTNTPSIEQQAISTIRLLAVDMVEKAKSGHPGLPLGAAPMAYTLFTKIMRFNPSNPEWPNRDRFVLSAGHGSALLYSLLHLCGYGLGMDELKQFRQLGSRTPGHPEYGETPGVEMTTGPLGQGIATAVGMAAAERFLAAKLNTPERALIDHFTYVLCGDGDLMEGVSSEASSLAGHLKLGKLICLYDSNHISIEGSTKLAFTENVAQRYEAYGWHVISHIDGNDTAAIEQAVRDAQEIDDRPSLIIVTTTIGYGSPHKQGTASAHGEPLGPDEAKLVKRAFGFPEDESFGVPEEVRDHFRTIAERGIGLEAEWKKLWKAFEREEPDLAAALTDLLAGRFPASWLPDMPEFTAGEKLATRQASKKVLGAIAEKIPLLAGGSADLAPSNGTLLGTAFEARSYDGSTFHFGVREHAMGAMVNGLALSNMMVPYGATFLVFADYMKPALRLAALMQSPSLFIFTHDSIGLGEDGPTHQPIEQLAMLRAMPGMDVYRPADANETKAAWLLALERRKPAALVLTRQGLPVIDDTDGRIRAGVPKGAYVLADWADGAEEQPGNCAIIVATGSEVHPALEAKARIEKEGYAVRVVSMPSKELFAEQSAAYRNSVLPANVTKRVVVEAATTFGWHDVAGSDGIVIGLDRFGASGPGPQVMEHFGFTASNIAAQTLELLKTGEA, encoded by the coding sequence ATGACCAACACCCCCTCCATCGAACAACAAGCGATCTCCACGATCCGACTTCTTGCAGTCGATATGGTCGAAAAGGCCAAATCCGGCCACCCCGGACTGCCGCTCGGCGCAGCTCCGATGGCCTACACGCTTTTCACCAAAATCATGCGCTTCAACCCGTCCAACCCGGAGTGGCCGAACCGCGACCGCTTTGTGCTGTCGGCGGGCCACGGATCGGCGCTGCTTTACTCGCTGCTGCACCTCTGCGGCTACGGCCTCGGCATGGACGAGCTGAAGCAGTTCCGCCAGCTCGGCAGCCGCACGCCAGGCCATCCGGAGTACGGCGAAACACCGGGCGTCGAGATGACCACCGGCCCGCTCGGCCAGGGCATCGCCACCGCCGTCGGCATGGCCGCCGCCGAGCGCTTCCTTGCCGCGAAGCTCAACACGCCGGAGCGTGCGCTCATCGACCATTTCACCTACGTGCTCTGCGGCGACGGCGACCTGATGGAGGGCGTCAGCTCAGAGGCCTCGTCGCTGGCGGGCCACCTCAAGCTCGGCAAGCTCATCTGCCTGTACGACAGCAACCACATCAGCATCGAAGGCTCGACGAAGCTGGCCTTCACCGAAAATGTCGCCCAGCGCTACGAGGCCTACGGCTGGCACGTCATTTCGCACATCGACGGCAACGACACCGCGGCCATCGAACAGGCCGTGCGCGACGCGCAGGAGATCGACGACCGCCCATCGCTCATCATCGTCACCACCACCATCGGCTATGGCAGCCCGCACAAGCAGGGCACAGCCTCGGCACACGGCGAGCCGCTCGGCCCGGACGAGGCGAAGCTGGTCAAACGCGCCTTCGGCTTTCCGGAGGATGAATCCTTCGGCGTGCCGGAAGAGGTACGCGATCACTTCCGGACAATTGCAGAGCGCGGCATCGGGCTCGAGGCGGAGTGGAAAAAGCTCTGGAAAGCGTTCGAGCGGGAGGAACCCGACCTCGCCGCAGCGTTGACCGACCTGCTCGCAGGCCGCTTCCCCGCGTCGTGGCTGCCCGACATGCCGGAGTTCACGGCGGGCGAAAAGCTGGCCACGCGGCAGGCATCGAAAAAAGTGCTCGGCGCAATCGCGGAGAAAATCCCGCTGCTGGCGGGAGGCTCGGCTGACCTCGCCCCGTCGAACGGCACGCTCCTCGGCACCGCGTTCGAGGCGAGGAGCTACGACGGCTCGACCTTCCACTTCGGCGTGCGCGAACACGCGATGGGCGCAATGGTCAACGGCTTGGCGCTCTCAAACATGATGGTTCCCTACGGCGCAACCTTCCTCGTCTTCGCCGACTACATGAAACCCGCGTTGCGCCTCGCGGCCCTGATGCAGTCGCCCTCGCTCTTCATCTTCACGCACGACAGCATCGGCCTCGGCGAGGACGGCCCGACCCACCAGCCCATCGAGCAGCTCGCCATGCTCCGCGCCATGCCGGGGATGGACGTCTATCGCCCGGCGGACGCGAACGAAACGAAGGCAGCATGGTTGCTCGCGCTCGAACGTCGCAAACCCGCCGCCCTCGTGCTCACCCGGCAGGGCTTACCGGTGATCGACGACACTGACGGACGCATCCGCGCCGGAGTGCCGAAAGGCGCTTACGTACTCGCCGACTGGGCTGATGGAGCCGAGGAGCAGCCGGGCAACTGCGCCATCATCGTGGCAACAGGTTCCGAAGTGCATCCGGCGCTCGAAGCCAAAGCGCGGATCGAAAAAGAGGGCTATGCCGTCCGGGTGGTCTCGATGCCCTCGAAAGAGCTGTTCGCCGAACAGAGCGCGGCGTACCGCAACAGCGTGCTGCCCGCGAACGTCACGAAGCGCGTTGTCGTGGAAGCCGCAACCACCTTCGGCTGGCACGACGTGGCCGGAAGCGACGGCATCGTCATCGGCCTCGACCGCTTTGGCGCATCAGGCCCCGGCCCGCAGGTGATGGAGCACTTCGGCTTCACGGCGTCGAACATCGCCGCGCAAACCCTCGAACTGCTCAAAACCGGAGAGGCATGA
- a CDS encoding SRPBCC family protein — protein sequence MSFTVTLDVSKSFETSAQPDKVFELLADVPRSASYFPDVEKLEPLGDNSYRWIMERIALGDHTLQQTIYACTYRSDPATLSVDWTPVDGEGNARVEGSWRIEPAGTGTKVQLHTKGTLEVDLPGFLQFLLSPLIELAFVQKIERYISNLQAAFEG from the coding sequence ATGTCCTTCACGGTCACTCTCGACGTCTCGAAATCGTTCGAGACGTCTGCCCAGCCCGATAAAGTCTTCGAACTGCTTGCCGACGTCCCCCGCTCGGCAAGCTATTTCCCTGATGTCGAAAAGCTCGAACCGCTCGGCGACAACTCGTATCGCTGGATCATGGAAAGAATCGCCCTTGGCGACCACACTCTTCAGCAAACCATCTACGCCTGTACCTACCGTAGCGACCCCGCGACACTGAGCGTTGACTGGACGCCCGTCGATGGTGAGGGCAACGCCAGAGTCGAAGGCAGCTGGCGTATCGAACCTGCCGGAACCGGTACGAAAGTTCAGCTCCATACCAAAGGCACGCTCGAAGTCGATCTCCCCGGATTTCTGCAATTTCTCCTCTCTCCGCTGATCGAGCTGGCGTTTGTTCAGAAGATTGAGCGTTATATCTCGAACCTGCAAGCGGCTTTCGAAGGGTAA
- a CDS encoding DUF2278 family protein — protein MPLFDGYGVLAGTLLRYGCDNRQDETHYYHCSLLVRARASVYRCVVDLDSKHRRDGIQWKTVDLPHLRAAALTDRPDGWHDLEMEEHSGALDYYRSEWLGPSAECVRAGCEESASRMCWKYGTGHDAYRDLEPLLRRGRRIFVFGEPFRRGKGVHNIHQNQGDPPGSRWAAENGPWQDGSVMVERPDGSVVAFLSKFSTQRFCLDEHSATVSEADGR, from the coding sequence ATGCCGCTCTTCGATGGCTATGGTGTTCTTGCTGGAACGCTGTTACGGTATGGCTGCGACAACCGGCAGGATGAAACGCACTACTACCACTGTTCGCTTCTTGTTCGCGCACGGGCCAGCGTCTATCGCTGCGTGGTCGATCTGGACAGCAAGCACCGCCGTGACGGCATTCAGTGGAAGACGGTCGACCTTCCGCATTTACGGGCAGCGGCGCTGACCGATCGCCCGGACGGGTGGCACGATCTTGAGATGGAGGAACACTCCGGAGCGCTCGATTACTACCGGAGTGAGTGGCTTGGCCCGTCGGCGGAGTGCGTCCGCGCCGGCTGCGAAGAGAGTGCGAGCCGGATGTGCTGGAAGTATGGCACGGGGCACGACGCCTATCGTGACCTCGAACCGCTGCTGAGGCGGGGACGGAGAATTTTCGTGTTTGGCGAGCCTTTTCGCAGGGGCAAGGGGGTGCACAACATTCACCAGAATCAGGGCGATCCGCCCGGCAGCCGGTGGGCAGCGGAGAACGGCCCCTGGCAGGACGGCTCGGTGATGGTTGAGCGTCCCGACGGCAGTGTGGTTGCCTTCCTGAGCAAATTCAGTACGCAGCGCTTCTGCCTCGATGAGCACTCCGCCACGGTTTCGGAGGCGGATGGACGCTGA
- a CDS encoding restriction endonuclease: MFDVFTEEVEVLIKDGIANLYWYKGDLHKAWLRSGVDISVRDEILRLKTDDGRELTKRRQMDALYERLRNGDYNRRLEVSRNFVRILVGHKSFAPQSEKHRVEIAERSALKLRELIQQQEKDREYRDSIRASAEKASRETYDSKLDELREKFTEALDLPPQKKGYVLEALFTELMRISGIPVEEPFKIQGEQLDGAIKYDGHYYLVELKWVAGKTEPKEIGHFYYKVEGKLQARGLFLAMNGYSDGAIATLPKGKDLKVLLLDGNHLANVIYGMYKFQELLEHSIRQASLRGEIYCTHNLQT, translated from the coding sequence ATGTTTGACGTTTTTACTGAAGAAGTGGAAGTCCTTATCAAGGATGGAATCGCTAACCTATACTGGTACAAAGGCGATCTGCATAAGGCTTGGTTGCGTTCAGGAGTCGATATATCTGTTCGCGATGAAATATTACGCTTGAAAACCGATGATGGTCGAGAGCTAACTAAGCGCCGTCAAATGGATGCTCTCTACGAGCGTTTAAGAAATGGTGACTACAACCGACGTTTAGAGGTTTCGAGAAATTTTGTTCGCATTCTGGTTGGGCACAAAAGCTTTGCCCCGCAAAGTGAAAAGCATCGGGTGGAAATCGCAGAACGTAGTGCTTTGAAACTACGTGAACTTATTCAGCAGCAGGAAAAGGATCGAGAGTATCGCGACAGCATTCGTGCAAGTGCGGAGAAGGCCTCCCGCGAAACCTATGATTCAAAGCTTGATGAGCTTCGAGAAAAGTTTACCGAGGCACTAGACCTGCCGCCCCAAAAAAAGGGTTACGTCCTCGAAGCATTGTTCACTGAACTTATGAGAATCAGCGGTATTCCTGTTGAGGAGCCGTTCAAGATTCAAGGTGAACAACTCGATGGCGCAATCAAGTATGACGGACACTACTATTTGGTTGAGTTGAAGTGGGTCGCTGGGAAGACCGAGCCGAAAGAGATCGGTCATTTTTATTACAAAGTTGAAGGAAAACTACAGGCTCGGGGATTGTTCTTGGCAATGAATGGATATTCAGATGGTGCGATAGCAACTCTTCCAAAGGGTAAAGACTTGAAGGTTTTGCTACTTGATGGCAATCACTTGGCGAATGTCATATACGGTATGTACAAGTTTCAGGAACTTCTTGAACATTCTATTCGTCAAGCGTCATTGCGTGGAGAAATTTACTGTACACATAACCTGCAAACCTAG
- a CDS encoding SIMPL domain-containing protein — translation MMLRSDSMKSAIAFLMLLCFGVWPASLHAEVPAISVTASSTVRYEPDTAEFTTSVSATEKDASKAAARVAELWKSLQQSLRSAGIPAPDASSIAYSVNPQWEYNRTTGSRSLKGYTAQHTVRVTVRDLRKLGGAIDAVAGAGASTIQGLRYSSSRYDQFRTEALAEAVRNARHDAEVMAKAAGGRIGTVLDLAYTAQRPVIPVMRTMMAASPQAEESTELQPGEQEVTVSVSSRWQFLSVKGK, via the coding sequence ATGATGTTACGTTCCGATTCGATGAAGAGCGCTATCGCTTTTCTGATGCTGCTTTGCTTTGGCGTATGGCCCGCGTCGTTGCATGCCGAAGTTCCCGCCATTTCGGTGACGGCATCGAGCACCGTTCGCTATGAGCCCGACACGGCTGAATTCACCACTTCGGTTTCCGCAACAGAGAAGGACGCATCAAAAGCCGCGGCCAGGGTTGCCGAACTCTGGAAGTCGCTGCAGCAGTCGTTGCGCAGCGCCGGTATTCCCGCTCCGGATGCTTCGTCGATAGCCTATTCGGTGAATCCCCAGTGGGAATACAACCGGACGACCGGAAGCAGAAGCCTGAAGGGCTATACGGCTCAGCATACCGTTCGGGTGACCGTGCGCGATCTGCGCAAGCTTGGCGGCGCGATCGATGCGGTTGCCGGTGCAGGTGCGAGCACCATTCAGGGACTGCGGTACTCTTCATCCCGCTACGATCAGTTCCGCACCGAGGCGCTCGCGGAAGCAGTCCGGAACGCCCGGCACGATGCCGAGGTGATGGCCAAAGCGGCCGGTGGCCGGATCGGTACTGTGCTTGACCTTGCCTATACCGCGCAGCGTCCGGTTATTCCGGTCATGCGCACGATGATGGCCGCAAGCCCGCAGGCGGAAGAATCCACCGAACTGCAACCGGGCGAGCAGGAAGTTACCGTATCGGTCAGCTCGCGCTGGCAGTTTCTTTCGGTAAAGGGGAAATAA
- a CDS encoding murein L,D-transpeptidase catalytic domain family protein: protein MKKGIVALLMLFMVLPVTGRSTTMDNTSQNRWISSMMRAIERNNDINPQALRLALQGYWNLYSEGQLRRKDVLTVIDFSKPSDTKRLFIIDVSQGKILQSSLVAHGRNSGGVYATNFSNRPGSYQSSLGFYLTSNTYDGKHGYSLVLKGIDRGINDNAEQRNIVLHGADYVSEQFIRCNGRLGRSLGCPAVPMEERFEVIDKIKDGSCLFIYHDGRDYASRSAVLNPEMASRIAQSDNPA from the coding sequence ATGAAAAAAGGAATCGTGGCTTTACTGATGCTGTTCATGGTACTCCCCGTGACCGGCCGTTCCACTACGATGGACAATACGTCTCAAAACAGGTGGATCTCCTCGATGATGCGAGCCATCGAACGAAACAACGATATTAATCCACAGGCTCTCCGACTTGCCTTGCAAGGGTACTGGAACCTCTATTCCGAGGGACAGCTCCGCCGAAAAGACGTTCTCACGGTCATCGATTTCAGCAAACCTTCCGATACCAAGCGCCTCTTCATTATTGATGTCAGTCAGGGAAAAATTCTGCAGTCGTCCCTTGTGGCCCATGGCCGAAACAGTGGCGGTGTCTACGCAACGAACTTTTCCAACCGACCCGGCTCTTACCAGAGCAGTCTTGGCTTCTACCTCACCTCAAATACTTACGATGGCAAACATGGTTACTCCCTTGTGCTGAAAGGGATTGACCGCGGTATTAACGATAATGCCGAACAGCGGAACATTGTGCTGCACGGTGCAGACTATGTTTCCGAGCAGTTCATCAGGTGTAATGGCCGTTTGGGCCGCAGCCTTGGATGCCCTGCCGTGCCGATGGAGGAGCGTTTCGAGGTAATTGACAAGATCAAAGATGGTTCCTGCCTTTTTATTTATCATGACGGCAGGGATTACGCTTCCCGCTCGGCCGTGCTCAATCCTGAGATGGCTTCGAGAATCGCTCAGAGCGATAACCCTGCATAA
- the metH gene encoding methionine synthase, translating into MNDNLYGLIEQRILVLDGAMGTMIQRHGLDEQDYRGERFASHSHPLKGNNDLLVITQPDIIRSIHCDFLDAGADIVETCTFNANPISQSDYQLQHLTKELNVAAAKVARSAADEFTAKTPDKPRFVAGSIGPTNKTLSLSPDVNNPGFRAVTFQEVVDNYTAQLEGLHEGGVDLLLVETVFDTLNCKAALYAIEQYAAKTGWQVPVMVSGTVVDASGRTLSGQTTEAFWISISHMPSLLSVGLNCALGSKQMRPFIEALSNIAGSYVSVYPNAGLPNEFGEYDDSPEYMAAQIAGFAESGFVNIVGGCCGTTPTHIRAIAEAVKTLTPRKRPANEHVLKLSGLEPLVVDETTGFINVGERTNVTGSRKFARLIKEANYDEALSIARQQVENGAQVIDVNLDEGMLDSEKVIVEFLNLIASEPEIAKVPVMIDSSKWAVIENGLRCTQGKSIVNSISLKEGEEPFKEHARKIMQYGAATVVMAFDEQGQADSLHRRIEICSRAYKILTEEVGFPPEDIIFDPNVLTVATGIDEHNNYALDFIESVRWIKQNLPHAKVSGGISNVSFSFRGNEPVREAMHTAFLYHAIHAGLDMGIVNAAQLGIYEDIDPELLVYVEDVLLNRRDDATERLVAFAETIRDGGEKAEAKTAEWRNAPVEERLKHALVKGIVDYIDEDTEEARQLYPSPLEVIEGPLMNGMNHIGDLFAEGKMFLPQVVKSARVMKRSVAVLVPYIEEEKAKSCDTSAKAKVLLATVKGDVHDIGKNIVSVVLACNNFDVVDIGVMMPCDKILDAVVKEKPDVLGLSGLITPSLEEMAHVAKEMERLGMNIPLIIGGATTSKVHTAVKLAPNYSGAVVHVLDASRSVPVVSNLCNPAQREGYIAALNSEQEAMRKSHAERTAAKKYISLDAARDNRLAIDWEAETIDKPAQTGVTVLEDVTVGALRSYIDWTPFFRSWELHGVYPQILEDEKVGEEATKLFNDATALLDRIDSEKLLGIKGVAGIFPANSIGDDIFVYSDDERSMIRTVLHTLRQQSEKHGEANLALADFVAPRESGVNDWIGCFTVTAGLGIQSLLQEFAAENDDYHRIMTQALADRLAEAFAEMLHEKVRRELWGYAPGEILGSEELIAEQYRGIRPAPGYPACPDHTEKATIFDLLNAEAATGVTLTETFAMNPAASVCGLYFANPASKYFVLGKIGKDQVEDYANRKGLEVSEAEKWLAPALNYDPA; encoded by the coding sequence ATGAACGACAATTTGTACGGCCTGATCGAGCAACGGATTCTTGTGCTCGACGGGGCCATGGGCACCATGATCCAGAGGCATGGCCTCGACGAACAGGACTACCGGGGCGAGCGTTTCGCTTCGCACAGCCATCCGCTGAAGGGCAACAACGACCTGCTCGTCATCACCCAGCCCGACATCATCCGTTCGATCCACTGCGACTTCCTCGATGCGGGCGCGGACATCGTCGAAACCTGCACCTTCAACGCCAACCCGATCTCGCAGTCAGACTACCAGTTGCAACACCTGACCAAGGAGCTGAACGTGGCGGCGGCAAAAGTGGCCCGTTCGGCGGCGGACGAGTTCACCGCGAAGACGCCTGACAAGCCGCGCTTCGTGGCCGGCTCCATCGGGCCAACCAACAAGACCCTCTCGCTCTCGCCGGACGTGAACAACCCCGGCTTCCGCGCCGTCACCTTCCAGGAGGTGGTCGATAACTACACCGCCCAGCTCGAAGGATTGCACGAAGGCGGCGTCGATCTGCTGCTCGTCGAGACGGTGTTCGACACGCTGAACTGCAAGGCGGCGCTCTACGCCATCGAACAGTATGCGGCCAAAACCGGCTGGCAGGTACCCGTAATGGTCTCCGGTACGGTGGTTGACGCCAGCGGCCGCACGCTCTCCGGCCAGACCACCGAGGCGTTCTGGATTTCGATTTCGCACATGCCGAGCCTGCTCTCGGTCGGTCTGAACTGCGCACTCGGCTCGAAGCAGATGCGCCCCTTCATCGAGGCACTCTCCAACATCGCGGGCAGCTACGTCAGCGTCTATCCGAACGCGGGACTGCCGAACGAGTTCGGCGAGTACGACGACTCCCCGGAGTACATGGCCGCGCAGATCGCGGGCTTCGCCGAATCGGGCTTTGTGAACATCGTGGGCGGCTGCTGCGGCACCACGCCGACGCACATCCGCGCCATTGCCGAAGCGGTCAAGACTCTCACGCCGAGGAAGCGCCCCGCGAACGAGCACGTACTGAAGCTCTCCGGCCTCGAACCGCTCGTGGTTGACGAAACCACCGGCTTCATCAACGTCGGCGAGCGCACCAACGTCACCGGTTCGCGCAAGTTCGCCCGCCTCATCAAGGAAGCGAACTACGACGAAGCGCTCTCCATCGCCCGCCAGCAGGTCGAGAACGGCGCGCAGGTGATCGACGTGAACCTCGACGAGGGAATGCTCGACTCCGAAAAGGTGATCGTCGAGTTCCTGAACCTCATCGCCTCCGAGCCGGAGATCGCCAAGGTTCCGGTGATGATCGACTCGTCGAAGTGGGCGGTCATCGAAAACGGCCTGCGCTGCACCCAGGGCAAGAGCATCGTCAACTCGATCAGCCTCAAGGAGGGCGAGGAGCCTTTCAAGGAGCACGCCCGCAAGATCATGCAGTACGGCGCGGCCACGGTCGTCATGGCCTTCGACGAGCAGGGCCAGGCCGACAGCCTGCACCGCCGCATCGAGATTTGCAGCCGCGCCTACAAGATTCTGACCGAAGAGGTAGGCTTCCCGCCAGAAGATATCATCTTCGACCCGAACGTGCTGACCGTGGCCACCGGCATCGACGAGCACAACAACTACGCGCTCGACTTCATCGAGAGCGTGCGCTGGATCAAGCAGAACCTGCCCCACGCGAAGGTCTCTGGCGGCATCAGCAACGTCTCGTTCTCCTTCCGCGGCAACGAGCCGGTGCGCGAGGCGATGCACACCGCGTTCCTCTACCACGCCATCCACGCCGGTCTCGACATGGGCATCGTCAACGCCGCCCAGCTCGGCATTTATGAAGACATCGACCCGGAGCTGCTCGTTTACGTCGAGGATGTGCTGCTGAACCGCCGCGACGACGCCACCGAACGGCTCGTGGCGTTCGCGGAGACGATCCGCGACGGCGGCGAAAAGGCCGAGGCCAAAACCGCCGAGTGGCGCAACGCCCCGGTCGAGGAGCGGCTGAAACACGCACTGGTCAAGGGCATCGTTGACTACATCGACGAGGACACCGAGGAGGCCCGCCAGCTCTACCCGAGTCCGCTGGAGGTGATCGAGGGGCCGCTCATGAACGGCATGAACCACATCGGCGACCTCTTCGCCGAGGGCAAGATGTTCCTGCCGCAGGTGGTCAAGAGCGCCCGCGTCATGAAGCGCTCGGTGGCCGTGCTGGTGCCCTACATCGAGGAGGAAAAAGCAAAAAGCTGCGACACCAGCGCCAAAGCCAAGGTGCTGCTCGCCACGGTCAAGGGCGACGTGCACGACATCGGCAAGAACATCGTCTCGGTTGTGCTCGCATGCAACAACTTCGACGTGGTTGACATCGGCGTCATGATGCCGTGCGACAAGATTCTCGACGCGGTCGTTAAGGAGAAGCCGGACGTGCTCGGCCTCTCCGGGCTCATCACCCCGTCGCTCGAAGAGATGGCGCACGTGGCCAAAGAGATGGAGCGGCTCGGCATGAACATTCCGCTCATCATCGGCGGCGCGACCACCTCGAAGGTGCACACGGCGGTCAAGCTCGCGCCGAACTACTCCGGCGCGGTAGTGCATGTGCTCGACGCCTCGCGCAGCGTGCCGGTGGTCAGCAACCTCTGCAACCCTGCCCAGCGCGAAGGCTACATCGCGGCGCTCAATTCAGAGCAGGAGGCGATGCGTAAGAGCCACGCCGAGCGCACAGCAGCCAAAAAGTACATCTCGCTCGACGCAGCCCGCGACAACCGCCTCGCAATCGACTGGGAGGCCGAAACCATCGACAAGCCCGCGCAGACCGGCGTCACGGTTTTGGAGGATGTCACCGTCGGAGCGCTCCGTTCGTACATCGACTGGACGCCCTTCTTCCGGAGCTGGGAGCTGCACGGTGTCTATCCGCAGATTCTGGAGGATGAAAAGGTGGGTGAAGAGGCAACGAAGCTCTTCAACGACGCCACCGCCCTGCTCGACCGGATCGACAGCGAAAAGCTGCTCGGCATCAAGGGCGTGGCGGGCATCTTCCCGGCGAACAGCATCGGCGACGACATCTTCGTCTATTCGGACGACGAGCGCTCGATGATCCGCACCGTGCTGCACACCCTGCGCCAGCAAAGCGAAAAGCACGGCGAAGCCAACCTCGCGCTGGCGGACTTCGTGGCCCCGCGCGAAAGCGGCGTCAACGACTGGATCGGCTGCTTCACCGTCACCGCCGGACTCGGCATCCAGAGCCTGTTGCAGGAGTTCGCAGCAGAGAACGACGACTACCACCGCATCATGACGCAAGCGCTCGCCGACCGGCTGGCCGAAGCGTTCGCCGAGATGCTGCACGAAAAGGTGCGTCGCGAACTCTGGGGCTACGCCCCCGGCGAAATCCTCGGCAGCGAAGAACTCATTGCCGAGCAGTACCGAGGCATCCGCCCCGCCCCCGGCTACCCCGCCTGCCCGGATCACACCGAAAAGGCAACCATCTTCGACCTGCTGAACGCCGAAGCGGCAACCGGCGTCACGCTGACGGAAACCTTCGCCATGAACCCCGCAGCATCAGTCTGCGGCCTCTACTTCGCCAACCCGGCATCGAAATACTTCGTGCTTGGCAAGATTGGAAAGGATCAGGTAGAAGACTACGCCAACCGCAAAGGGTTGGAGGTAAGTGAGGCTGAGAAGTGGCTCGCGCCCGCGCTGAACTACGATCCTGCGTAA